The following are encoded together in the Tepidiforma bonchosmolovskayae genome:
- a CDS encoding ABC transporter ATP-binding protein has translation MPDPAIETRGLTKRFGSLVAVDRLDLAVHRGEVFGFLGPNGAGKTTTIRLLLGFINPTAGSSLVLGRPGADPAARRRIGYLPADLAFDPRYTTSDLIEFFGSLRGGYDRPFTAALLERFALDPYRPIGDLSTGNRRKVGIVQAFMHRPDLYILDEPTSGLDPLLQQEFHRLVREEVARGATVFLSSHVLPEVEALASRVGILRRGRLVTVAAIDDLRRKARQRIDIYTAGPPPRGLFERLPGVRAVSYHDGGVHLVVEGSVDAVIKAAAGLTVERIHTPGQDLEELFLEYYQGGDA, from the coding sequence ATGCCTGACCCGGCGATCGAAACCCGGGGCCTTACAAAGCGATTCGGCAGCCTGGTCGCCGTCGACCGCCTCGACCTCGCCGTCCACCGCGGCGAGGTCTTCGGCTTCCTCGGCCCAAACGGCGCCGGCAAAACGACCACGATCCGCCTCCTCCTCGGCTTCATCAACCCCACCGCCGGCAGCTCGCTCGTCCTCGGACGTCCCGGCGCCGACCCCGCGGCCCGCCGCCGCATCGGCTACCTCCCCGCTGACCTCGCCTTCGACCCCCGCTACACCACCAGCGACCTCATCGAGTTCTTCGGCAGCCTCCGCGGCGGCTACGACCGTCCCTTTACCGCGGCCCTGCTCGAACGGTTCGCGCTCGACCCCTACCGACCCATCGGTGACCTCAGCACCGGCAACCGGCGCAAGGTCGGCATCGTCCAGGCCTTCATGCACCGCCCCGACCTCTACATCCTCGATGAGCCGACCTCCGGCCTCGACCCGCTCCTCCAGCAGGAGTTCCACCGGCTGGTCCGCGAAGAAGTCGCCCGCGGCGCCACGGTTTTCCTCTCGTCCCACGTCCTCCCCGAGGTCGAAGCCCTGGCATCCCGCGTCGGCATCCTCCGGCGCGGGCGTCTCGTCACCGTCGCTGCCATCGATGACCTCCGCCGAAAGGCCCGCCAGCGGATTGATATCTACACCGCCGGCCCTCCCCCGCGCGGCCTCTTCGAACGGCTTCCCGGCGTCCGCGCCGTCAGCTACCACGACGGCGGCGTGCACCTGGTGGTCGAAGGCTCCGTCGACGCCGTGATCAAGGCCGCCGCGGGCCTCACCGTCGAGCGCATCCATACCCCCGGCCAGGACCTGGAAGAGCTCTTCCTTGAGTACTACCAGGGAGGTGACGCGTGA
- a CDS encoding CoA transferase has translation MDRARAAWYAARAGLELDPETEVVIAGDDPVLPTPFHLGEGAAVALALVGQEADRIWRLRGGRRQAMAIDVRHAAASLRSYLLLEVDGQAGPPAPRAGSNVTAIWPCGDGRFIHLHGSFTHGPGILAELGLGEGASAAEIAAATRQRGAFELEDALAAKGLCAAVCRSNAEWLRHPQGQALAAKPVVELVRIGDAPPEPFSEGDRPLRGVRVLDLTRVLAGPTVARTLAEHGAEVLHIAGPRLPTVERFEMDTGHGKRQAYLDLDDPAGRATLQELVRGADVFSQGFQWGSLERRGFGPAQVAKLRPGIIYVTENAFGYGGPWDGRPGWEQLAQAATGVCVRQGGDGPPVLAPAAMNDYTTGYFGTLGAMMALRRRAEEGGSWLVRVSLARTSMWYYDLGHDLDPSGASGTGDTGDWMLERETGYGRMRFLRPALRMSETDPHWELPTAPPGSGEPAWAG, from the coding sequence ATGGACCGCGCCCGGGCAGCCTGGTACGCGGCCCGGGCGGGCCTCGAACTCGACCCGGAGACAGAGGTCGTGATTGCCGGCGATGACCCGGTGCTGCCGACGCCGTTCCACCTCGGGGAGGGGGCTGCGGTGGCTCTCGCGCTCGTGGGGCAGGAGGCAGACCGGATTTGGCGGCTGCGCGGCGGGCGCCGGCAGGCGATGGCCATCGATGTGCGGCACGCGGCGGCTTCGCTCCGCAGCTACCTCCTGCTTGAAGTGGACGGACAGGCGGGCCCGCCTGCGCCGCGGGCCGGTTCGAACGTGACGGCGATCTGGCCGTGCGGCGACGGCCGGTTCATCCACCTGCACGGGAGTTTTACGCACGGCCCGGGAATCCTGGCGGAGCTTGGACTCGGCGAGGGCGCGAGTGCGGCGGAGATTGCGGCTGCGACCCGGCAGCGCGGCGCTTTCGAGCTGGAGGATGCCCTGGCAGCGAAGGGACTCTGCGCGGCGGTTTGCCGGAGCAACGCGGAGTGGCTCAGGCATCCGCAGGGGCAGGCGCTCGCCGCAAAGCCGGTCGTCGAGCTGGTCCGGATCGGCGATGCGCCGCCTGAGCCGTTCAGTGAAGGCGACCGGCCGCTCCGGGGCGTGCGCGTGCTCGACCTGACCCGGGTGCTGGCGGGGCCGACGGTGGCGCGGACCCTGGCCGAGCACGGGGCGGAGGTGCTGCACATCGCGGGGCCGCGCCTTCCGACGGTCGAGCGGTTCGAGATGGACACGGGGCACGGAAAGCGGCAGGCGTACCTGGACCTGGACGACCCGGCCGGGCGCGCAACCCTGCAGGAGCTGGTGCGCGGGGCCGACGTGTTTTCGCAGGGGTTCCAGTGGGGGTCGCTCGAACGGCGGGGGTTTGGCCCGGCGCAGGTCGCGAAGCTGCGGCCGGGGATTATCTATGTCACCGAGAACGCGTTCGGCTACGGCGGGCCATGGGACGGGCGGCCGGGCTGGGAGCAGCTGGCGCAGGCTGCGACGGGCGTGTGCGTGCGGCAGGGCGGCGACGGGCCGCCGGTGCTCGCCCCGGCTGCGATGAACGACTACACCACGGGGTACTTCGGGACGCTCGGGGCGATGATGGCGCTGCGGCGGCGGGCCGAGGAAGGCGGGTCATGGCTGGTGCGGGTCTCGCTCGCACGGACGAGCATGTGGTATTACGATCTGGGGCATGACCTCGACCCGTCGGGGGCGAGCGGGACGGGCGATACCGGCGACTGGATGCTCGAGCGGGAGACCGGGTACGGGCGGATGCGCTTCCTGCGGCCGGCGCTGCGGATGTCGGAGACGGACCCGCACTGGGAGCTGCCAACCGCTCCGCCGGGGAGCGGCGAGCCGGCCTGGGCCGGCTAG
- a CDS encoding thioesterase family protein — translation MSIEAMQVGATARGSVRCTPEHFASRIVAGTPDVFSTPALGALVEKTAAEWMAGFLDAGQMTVGTQIVINHTGATPEGMEVTAEVRLVAVDGRRFHFEWTAHDGAEQVGHGTHQRFVVDRARFEGRLAAKRAGAS, via the coding sequence ATGAGCATCGAAGCGATGCAGGTCGGCGCGACGGCACGAGGCTCAGTGCGGTGTACGCCGGAGCATTTCGCCAGCCGAATTGTGGCGGGTACGCCCGATGTGTTTTCGACGCCGGCACTGGGCGCGCTGGTCGAAAAGACCGCGGCCGAGTGGATGGCAGGCTTCCTCGACGCGGGGCAGATGACGGTGGGGACGCAGATTGTGATCAACCACACGGGCGCGACGCCGGAGGGGATGGAGGTGACGGCCGAGGTGCGGCTGGTGGCCGTCGACGGGCGGCGGTTCCATTTCGAGTGGACAGCCCACGACGGCGCGGAGCAGGTCGGGCACGGGACGCACCAGCGGTTCGTGGTCGACCGGGCACGGTTCGAGGGGCGGCTGGCGGCGAAGCGGGCCGGAGCGTCGTGA
- a CDS encoding flagellar biosynthesis anti-sigma factor FlgM: MPDPATSDLPSVIPFDDRTRRVLELRDLVRSGAYRPDPREIARALLAHSRAFPAPEEPEALPGFDPARFIVRPAAPAADAAARRAVS, from the coding sequence ATGCCTGACCCGGCCACGTCCGATCTCCCATCGGTCATCCCATTCGACGACCGCACCCGCCGCGTCCTTGAACTCCGCGACCTGGTCCGCAGCGGCGCCTACCGCCCCGACCCCCGCGAGATCGCGCGCGCCCTGCTCGCCCACAGCCGCGCCTTCCCTGCCCCGGAGGAGCCCGAGGCGCTCCCTGGGTTCGACCCCGCCCGCTTCATCGTCCGTCCCGCCGCCCCCGCCGCGGACGCCGCCGCCCGCCGGGCTGTCTCCTAG
- a CDS encoding ABC transporter permease subunit — translation MTIFRRTLLDRRRALLWWALGFLALNLLTLSFFPTIRGQQDFDELVQQMPEALRAMFGMEQGISLGSAAGYLWARLFSSLLTVLLVVYAIVGGAGLIGGSEEDGTLELLLANPVSRERVAIERALAFAAALAALTVVAALTLVALAPPFSALEGVNAGGLAVAFAGAFTLALLHGAVAFMGGAVSGRRGPGLAAGTVLAAGGFLAQGLLTAAGAPEWVSSLNPWYWYLKANLLAFGPRWEAVLPALVLAAAPVAAGVAVFRRRDLR, via the coding sequence GTGACGATCTTCCGGCGCACCCTCCTCGACCGCCGCCGTGCCCTCCTCTGGTGGGCGCTCGGCTTCCTTGCGCTCAACCTGCTCACGCTCTCCTTCTTCCCCACCATTCGCGGGCAGCAGGACTTCGATGAACTGGTCCAGCAGATGCCCGAAGCCCTCCGGGCGATGTTCGGCATGGAGCAGGGCATCTCGCTCGGCTCGGCCGCCGGCTACCTCTGGGCGCGGCTCTTCTCATCGCTGCTCACCGTGCTCCTCGTCGTCTACGCCATCGTCGGCGGCGCCGGGCTTATCGGCGGCAGCGAAGAGGATGGGACCCTCGAGCTGCTGCTCGCCAATCCCGTTTCCCGCGAACGGGTCGCCATCGAGCGGGCGCTCGCCTTCGCAGCGGCCCTCGCCGCGCTCACCGTCGTCGCCGCGCTCACGCTCGTCGCCCTGGCTCCGCCCTTCTCCGCACTCGAAGGCGTCAACGCCGGCGGCCTCGCCGTCGCCTTCGCCGGTGCATTCACGCTCGCGCTGCTCCACGGCGCCGTGGCCTTCATGGGCGGCGCCGTTTCCGGCCGAAGGGGCCCGGGATTGGCTGCCGGGACCGTCCTCGCTGCCGGCGGCTTCCTCGCCCAGGGCCTGCTCACGGCCGCCGGCGCCCCCGAATGGGTCAGCAGCCTGAACCCCTGGTACTGGTACCTCAAAGCGAACCTCCTCGCCTTCGGTCCCCGCTGGGAGGCGGTCCTGCCTGCCCTGGTGCTCGCTGCGGCTCCCGTTGCTGCAGGCGTCGCCGTGTTCCGCCGCCGCGACCTGCGCTGA
- the trxA gene encoding thioredoxin, giving the protein MEYPMPAATVIDVTDANFATEVLERSKTIPVVVDFWAPWCGPCRMLGPIIEKVAAENEGKVLLAKLNTDQNPRTAMQFRIQGIPAVKAFKDGRVIAEFTGAYPEPQVRAFFQKVIGAAGTGASSAEELLRKGDVAGAEREYRAILEKSPNDANAVVGLASILIGRGARDEAERLLERVPADRRAKALKHRIFLDEFRQKHAGEDLEGEVRRNPRDPRARYRWGVMLAAQERYEEALDQLLESVRLDRTFADGAARKAMLAVFDILGLDSPVTREYQRRLSSVLF; this is encoded by the coding sequence ATGGAGTATCCCATGCCCGCCGCAACGGTCATCGATGTTACCGACGCGAACTTCGCGACGGAGGTCCTCGAGCGTTCGAAGACCATCCCCGTCGTCGTCGACTTCTGGGCGCCATGGTGCGGCCCCTGCCGCATGCTCGGCCCAATCATCGAAAAGGTCGCCGCCGAGAACGAAGGCAAGGTCCTCCTCGCCAAGCTGAACACCGACCAGAACCCCCGCACCGCCATGCAGTTCCGCATCCAGGGCATCCCGGCCGTCAAAGCCTTCAAGGACGGCAGGGTCATCGCCGAGTTCACCGGCGCCTACCCTGAGCCCCAGGTCCGCGCCTTCTTCCAGAAGGTGATTGGCGCCGCCGGGACCGGCGCGTCCTCGGCCGAGGAGCTCCTCCGCAAGGGCGACGTCGCTGGCGCCGAGCGCGAATACCGCGCAATCCTCGAGAAGTCCCCGAACGATGCAAACGCCGTCGTCGGCCTGGCCTCCATTCTCATCGGCCGCGGCGCCCGCGATGAAGCCGAGCGCCTCCTCGAGCGGGTCCCCGCCGACCGTCGCGCCAAAGCCCTCAAACACCGCATCTTCCTCGATGAATTCCGCCAGAAGCACGCCGGCGAGGACCTCGAGGGCGAGGTGCGCCGCAACCCCCGCGATCCCCGCGCCCGCTACCGGTGGGGCGTCATGCTCGCCGCCCAGGAGCGCTACGAAGAGGCTCTCGACCAGCTCCTCGAATCCGTCCGGCTCGACCGCACCTTCGCCGACGGCGCCGCCCGCAAGGCCATGCTCGCCGTCTTCGATATCCTCGGCCTCGATTCGCCCGTCACGCGCGAGTACCAGCGCCGCCTTTCCAGCGTGCTCTTCTGA